A stretch of DNA from Oryza brachyantha chromosome 4, ObraRS2, whole genome shotgun sequence:
tcctcttccgccggcgcctcctctTCCTGTTGCTTCTCGTGCTAAGAGCGGTAAGAAGGTGTCCACGAAGAGAAACAAGAGCCTCCTCAAGCTTCTGCACAGGCAGACACCCCGGGCACGGCTGttcgcggcgcgcgcggccgagCTCTTCGGCTCGCCGCGGCCGTGCACGCGCCGCTTCTTCATGACGTGGCTCTCCCCGCTCGCGCAGTTCGGCCGCCGCGAGCTCCTCGTCGTGGAGAGTCTCTTCAGGTCTCACCGCGACGCCTGCCTCCTGATCGCCTCCGATACCATGGACTCCGAGGGCGGCAGCGACAGGCTCAGGCCGTTTCTCGACCGcggcctccgcgtcgccgccgcctcaccggACATGGCGTACCTCCTGAAAGGCACGCCGGCGGAGGCGTGGCTAGGCACGGTGCAGCGCGGGGACGTCAGCCCCGGCAGCATCCCCCTCGGGCAGAACCTCTCCAACCTCCTCCGTCTCGCCCTGCTCTACAAGTACGGCGGTGTCTACCTcgacgccgacgtcgtcgtcctcaGGCCCTTCTCCGACCTCCGCAACGCCATAGGCGCGCAGGCCGTGGACGCGGCCACCGGCGACTGGATGCGCCTGAACAACGCCGTGATGGTGTTCGACCAGGGCCACCCGCTGCTCCGCGAGTTCatcgccgagttcgccgccaAATTCGACGGAAGCAAGTGGGGGCACAACGGGCCGTACCTGGTgtcgagggtggcggcgaggtggcgtcGCCGGAGACCGGAGGCTGACCTGACGGTGCTGCCGCCACAGGCGTTCTACCCCGTCGACTGGAACAAGATCGGTGGGCTGTTTGTTGCACCCAAGGACAGGAAGGGCGAGAGGTGGGTGAAGGCCAAGGTTGAGAGCATCAAAGGTGAGAGCTTTGGCATCCATCTGTGGAACAGGGAGAGCAGGAACCTGGAAATGGAGGAAGGGAGTGTGATTGGAAGGTTACTCTCAGATAGCTGCTTGTTCTGCAATTCTTCGATGTTTGCTAAGCATGAATAGTTGCACAAATGCAAAGAGATAGTAGAGTGATCGGAATCAGTGGGATGTCAGACAAATAGCACATCTTCACTTGCAGGCAAGCAATCACATAATAACAGTGGCTTTGCACTTGTAAGTTTTTGTCAATACGACAAAAATTGTATATGAAGCTATGCTAATATCGACACATTGTGCATTTctagtaaataattaatctgACTGAAGGAATCATCTGACAGGACAAATCCATTTCGAACTGTACATTACCCACATCTGATATTCACATAACGATGCACCTCAAAATGCGTTAGCTATAGACATGGGATGCTCTGAAGGTTTTATACGACCAACAAAGCCATAGTACTACATTATCATGATTCATGAAGGACTAATTAAAAAGCTGGAAGGAGAATAACACAATTCTTTCAGTTGGAAAGTAACAGCAAATTTGCATTATACCTATCCCCCTCTGTTAAAATTAAACTGTGGAACAAGGAACTTCAACAACTATATTTCTCGTAGGTAGAAGATACCGCCATATACAACATGTGTCCTCCCAGGTAACATTTTGGGATTTAGTTGTGTAAAGCAGACATTTACACGAAGAACTAAACAATATGCTGTTTTGCACCTACTACTATACTCCTCTTATAAGCCATCAAAATCCATAGCAGTCCAAGGCAGCCTGATCATTTTGCAGACCCGAATATTATAATTCCGTAGGCGATGGAAGCAGGGTAAGGATGGTTCACCATTGAACGTCGAATGATTTCAAGTTTATTGTTTCTAATAATTTCAACCTACAGACACAGGCTTCTTGCTGCTTTGTATTAAATGTTGTGTATCCTCAAGCTCTACCTCACCTCTTCTCCATTCTTTTCCGCCTTCAAACATTATCTCAATCTGCTCCAGAGTTTTCCCCTTCGTTTCTGGCACACAGAAATACACAAAGGCCACAGAGACAGTCGAGATAGCCGCAAAGACAAAGAACATTCCTGCCACTGATATAATGCGGGCCATGGAAAGAAATGACATGGAAACCAAACCACTGCTCACTCTACCACCTACTTGACCTAGTGCTGATGCTTGAGCTCGTAATCTCAAAGGAAATATCTCTGAAGACAAGACCCAACATATTGGTCCCATGCCAATTGAAAAGAAAGCCACATTCCCGCAAACTGCAAAAACTGCTAGGTCAATCCCAATTCTTGGAGAAATAAGTCCCATAGCATGCTTTTGCAATGTGAGTGCAATCCCCAAGACAAATAAGCAGATAGTCATTCCAATGGTGCTAACATAAAGAAGTGGTTTGCGTCCAACTTTATCAATGAGGAAGATTGCAACCAATATGAACACAGTCTTAGTAAACCCAACAGCCACTGTGGCTGCAAGAAGCTCCTGATCAGACTTGATCCCGGCATCTCTGAAAATAGTTGGGCTGTAATAGACAGTAGCATCAATACCCGTAATCTGCTGGAACATCTGAATACCACAGCCAGCATATAGCATCCGGCGGACGGCAGGAGAAGGGTTGAGGAGCTCCATCCACACTGCCTTGTCCTCAGATTTCGTTGATTTAAGAAGACTTGCAGCTTCCTCAATCTCAGCCAGCCTTTCTTCAACCTCATCTTCAGACTCACTTATCTGCAGCAACACCGCCCGGGCTTCTGGAACTCTTTTTTCCATCATCAACCACCTGGGTGATTCTGGGATCACAAAAAGTGCAAATCCAATGAAGATAGATGGGAGGATACCTACACCAAGCATAATCCTCCAATTTATATGCTCTGAAAGGCCTGAGAAAGCATAGTTGGAAACATAACCAAGGAGGATCCCTAAATTGATACAGATCTCAGGGAGAGATGTGAGAGTCCCACGGGCAGCTGCAGGGGATATCTCAGCGATATAGACTGCAGATATCATAGCACCAAAGCCAATGCCCACGCCAGCGAGGAGCCTCCCGATCATGAGCACTGTGAATGAAGGAGCAAATGTCATTATGGCCGCACCAGTCTGGAAGACAATTGCACCAAGAGCCATTGTCCATTTCCTGCCAATTGCATCAGATGTTCTTCCTCCTGACAGACTTCCCAAGAGTGAAACCACACTCAAGCAGCCAACTAAAATTTCTTCCTGAAACTCGGTAATGTGAAGATCTTTCTGGATGTAGATTATTGCGCCGCTCATTACACCAACATCTGCATATACAACATGAGCAACGGCTTGTAAAAACTGCTAGCCAACAGGGGGAATCAATCGCTTGGAAGCTTAATTTCACGGAAGATATGAAAACTCAGTTGTCCAATATTTCATATGCAAGTAAGGATCAGAATCCAGCATGAGGACCATACAGATAGCTAtagttaaagaaaaaattgcaTTTCCATCCAATCATAAAAATTGCATCTTTGTGATTTGCGCCCCTTTTCGTCGTTACTGGTGTTCAGAAAGAAACCAAGATTTTCTCGTGCGGAAGGTACGGAAAGCATACCATTTAAGCGCTTGCAATTGACGAAGTGTTGTGGCTATCGGTACGGTACTGCGATTCCACTCAAGAGGGCGCGCAAATTTGTAACGAAAATACGCCGTTTTTATTGCATCGGCATTGCAAAAACTCACCATATCCGAGGAGGATGGCGTTGAGCGAGGCGAAGATTGCGCAGGCGAACACGAACCGCTCCTTGCTCCTCCGCTCGGACGCCGAGGGTCTCCTACGCCCCGCGTCCATCTCCGGCTCGTCGCTGGGATCAAGAACCGCGTACTTGTTCCTGCCATGGGCGGCCTCCGCGCccgccatcgcctccctcCGGGCTCCCGGCGATCTGGCGAGGCCGCTCTTTGCCACGGACGATTTGCAGCACTAGATTCAGAGCTGGTCATCAATGGTGGACGCCCCCGATCCAATGGGGACGAGGGGCGGGGGCGCGAGAAAGGTGGGAGATGTCGATGTGCTCCGCCACGCCGTTTGCCTGTTCCTTTCCTACTGGAGGAGCGAGAAATGTTTGCCGGATGATCCCTTTTTGAGTTTTTGTGGGTTGCTCGAGGACTCCAAACAAATTTGTGGATTTCCTGGTGGTTTTTTCAGCATTTCTGTTGAATTTTGTCAAGGTCAACCACTCGGTTTTGACAGGAAAAATTCGGGAGTTGGACTTGGACGAGCTACGTGTACGGCCGCTCCTGCCGTATGGATTATTCTATCGACCATGAGAGTGATGTGATACTGGAGAATGGAGTGATTTAGAGCGTAGGAAAAACTATTTAGTTGCTTTTAAGATTAGTTTGATGGTGGAAGATGGAATGGGCCAGAACTGGTCTAAAATCTTTAATTTGGTGTAATCTGGACTGAAAAAAATCTGGTGTAATCAGCAACAGAACTAACAGTAGTATAGTACATTTTGTAGGTGTCACTTTCCTGCAAGTTTAAGCAAACACATGGTGGTTTGGACTAATCAATCCTTGAGTACGAATGCGAAAATCACAAATAGTTTCATGTGACCGTCAGAGCTACCTACTCTaacgtaaaataaatttatttttcagtttttaataCAGTTTGattcttcattttattttaaaaaatatataatttatttttatataatttatttttttattgtttttagatgataaaccatgaagaatatttttacgcgtgactattttttagaaaaaatatatataatttttctaaataaaacggatgataAAACAGTTgataaaaccaaaaataaagttCTTTTTCGTCCGAGGAAGTACCATTCATGTCGCAGGCTTCAGCTGCCTAAATTTGCCAACACCTTCTAGCGACCGACAATTTCTATACTCCTAACTCATTACATATTTACCTAGCCGGCGAGAGAAAACCACCCTCTTGAAACGTAAACTAGAGTAGTCGACGACCGGCATATTGTTTGGCTGGCCCATCTGGTAGTCCGACAATTCGTTTCCTCGCACAGCCACAAGCTTCGCATGGTTATTACAACTCGGTGACGCAGAGGgtgttcttatttttattGCGGGAACCGAAACGGAAGCTTGGAGTTGGAATCGTGGCAGGAGAAGATGAGGAGGATCTATCGAGCAGGAGATCTCATCTGACTGACCGTAACCGAGGAGGACGGCGTTGAGCGACGCGAAGAGCGCGCAGGTGAAGACGTATCTCCCGCCGCTCCGACGCCTGCGGCGCTGCGCCTCCGCCCTCCGCGCCCACTCCTCCACGTCCAGCTCCTCCTCGGGCTCCAGCTCCATCCTCCGGTACTCGCTcttcgtcgccatcgccgccggtctCATCTTTGCCGACTCCATCGTCGCCTCGCCTCCACGGCTAGCAAACTGCGACTGATGTTGTTGGGCGTGTGGCGAGCTGCAGCTAGGCGGCTAGCATTGCATAGCTGCTCAAGCTCAGATCTAATGCGCAGTATCCCAAATGAAATGCACGCCTGGCCTTTGTTTCTATACTACGGCCTAGCCAAGGGATGATGGACtttttgcacatattttagACATTTTAGAGTATTCTCCACGTTCACAGCAGATCAGCAGCCATGGTTTTTCTATGGTTCAAGTGGTACGGCCATGGATTAGACTTGAGAGGCTTCGTCGCGCAGgccgagattttttttttttttggtccacCATGATGAGCGATATTTATACGTCAAAAAATGATGCTCGATGTTTTAAACCTTACGTTTACAGGGAGGCAAGAGAGTTTCACCAGTAATATATATTGCAAGCTAAACAAGGAGGGATcgttaaacaacatatttgcaaaaaaaatagtttataaataaaacttttatacatgtattcttaacgatctaaaagccaagataaacttcggtaaaagaATATCAAaaacaatttcaaatttaaagttaaaaaatttaaattttgttttataagcagaagcgaaagcTAGAAGGTGCCATAGTGAGATGAGCATAATATAAGTGTCATTCTGGCATTCTGTTTGGAGGATAAACGAATCACCTTACTGTACAATTTGATGAAGAAAAAACagctaaaagttttttttttgtttcaaagtTCCTTGTCATTGTCCCTGTAAGCTCTATGCTGCTCATGATCCGCATTGATAGAGCGAAATTTGAGGATCTTCTGAACGCTTGCGAGATGCTTCACATCCTTGGATGGTACCTCCTTAGTGGTACTGCTGCCTTGCTCGTCCTTATTTTCTCCAGGAGGTGTAATCTCACCTTGAATGGGTCTCGGTGGAGCATCTGACGAGAAAACGGGATCAGAACATATAAACGAACTAGCTGTAAAAATAGCATAAGATGAAAGGTGCTCTTTATACTAGCTGCGTGCAGAGGCTCCTAGGTCCTAACGAATTTTGATTAAGCTGCCTACTGACAAGgttaaaacacacacacaccatatCCTAATAAAGGAATCACTAATGGTGGTTTAGGATTTAAGGTGCACATAGGACGTCTCATATAGAACTACCATCCAAATCTTCGGGAAACAACATGTCAACAATACCAACTTCACAGGTAACAAATCAGTATACTAGTGAATGGCATCTAGTtaccatttatttatatacaaaaGGAGAGGGTAATGGTTTGAATTGAAGAACTTACTAGTTTCTGAGAACAAATAGCATGTGCCAATAGTCTCTTGGTATTCTCCAATCTGTCATTAAACAAGCATTGCCAGACAGCTCGCTCAGCAAGGTTTAGTGTTTCAATAAGCAAACAGATTTACAGTTTGCAATCCAAAGTATAGACTAATAAATTGCCAACCTTCACtgctttcttttaaaaatagaagtcAAAGTATgcagagaaaaaagagagtaaaTTGCGTTCATGGTACATGAACTTGTACGGTGGGTGCAAATAGATACAATAACTTGTAAATTGTTTATTCCGATACAATAACTTGGCTAATCCGTGCAAACTTAAGCCAAAACGATCTACACAAGCAAAATTGATCTAATGAGATACATAATGATATGTAACTATGGTTaagcatcaaaattttatactgcaagtgtattattattatccatATGGTATTTTCAAGGTGTAgacagaaaataattaattatttttcaagatGTAGATTAGAAACGTCCGatcataaaaatacatttcaaTGAT
This window harbors:
- the LOC102717891 gene encoding uncharacterized protein At4g19900-like, producing MAPAPPWTSPTMAPPPPRKPLPLLLLSLSLPFLLLLLSLVFLLSHTTFSLLLCPLLPRPTSRPNAAATTAASAPTLDASMDKTLRAFHASSPPPPPPPPPLPPAPPLPVASRAKSGKKVSTKRNKSLLKLLHRQTPRARLFAARAAELFGSPRPCTRRFFMTWLSPLAQFGRRELLVVESLFRSHRDACLLIASDTMDSEGGSDRLRPFLDRGLRVAAASPDMAYLLKGTPAEAWLGTVQRGDVSPGSIPLGQNLSNLLRLALLYKYGGVYLDADVVVLRPFSDLRNAIGAQAVDAATGDWMRLNNAVMVFDQGHPLLREFIAEFAAKFDGSKWGHNGPYLVSRVAARWRRRRPEADLTVLPPQAFYPVDWNKIGGLFVAPKDRKGERWVKAKVESIKGESFGIHLWNRESRNLEMEEGSVIGRLLSDSCLFCNSSMFAKHE
- the LOC102718169 gene encoding probable polyol transporter 4 produces the protein MAGAEAAHGRNKYAVLDPSDEPEMDAGRRRPSASERRSKERFVFACAIFASLNAILLGYDVGVMSGAIIYIQKDLHITEFQEEILVGCLSVVSLLGSLSGGRTSDAIGRKWTMALGAIVFQTGAAIMTFAPSFTVLMIGRLLAGVGIGFGAMISAVYIAEISPAAARGTLTSLPEICINLGILLGYVSNYAFSGLSEHINWRIMLGVGILPSIFIGFALFVIPESPRWLMMEKRVPEARAVLLQISESEDEVEERLAEIEEAASLLKSTKSEDKAVWMELLNPSPAVRRMLYAGCGIQMFQQITGIDATVYYSPTIFRDAGIKSDQELLAATVAVGFTKTVFILVAIFLIDKVGRKPLLYVSTIGMTICLFVLGIALTLQKHAMGLISPRIGIDLAVFAVCGNVAFFSIGMGPICWVLSSEIFPLRLRAQASALGQVGGRVSSGLVSMSFLSMARIISVAGMFFVFAAISTVSVAFVYFCVPETKGKTLEQIEIMFEGGKEWRRGEVELEDTQHLIQSSKKPVSVG
- the LOC102718449 gene encoding uncharacterized protein LOC102718449, which codes for MAEIHEKDMQFEKEDGEDEEYVLLELDDCLCSDIQPNAPYVLSGLDTLTPTLILGDGLKMIGEYQETIGTCYLFSETNAPPRPIQGEITPPGENKDEQGSSTTKEVPSKDVKHLASVQKILKFRSINADHEQHRAYRDNDKEL